The following proteins are co-located in the Desulfobulbaceae bacterium genome:
- a CDS encoding GIY-YIG nuclease family protein, protein MSSRWWVYIVLCGDGTLYTGITTDLSRRLATHNSEKGGARYTRYRQPVKLVYTEPAASRSEAARREWQIKQMTAGHKWSLVGKCSVDRANCGGVG, encoded by the coding sequence ATGAGTTCGCGATGGTGGGTATATATTGTTCTGTGTGGTGACGGCACCCTTTATACAGGGATTACCACTGATTTGAGCAGACGGCTTGCAACTCATAACTCTGAAAAGGGTGGCGCCCGTTACACCAGATACAGGCAACCGGTAAAGTTGGTCTACACCGAGCCTGCTGCTTCGAGGTCTGAGGCTGCTCGGAGGGAGTGGCAAATTAAGCAGATGACCGCCGGACATAAGTGGAGTCTTGTTGGGAAGTGTTCGGTCGACAGGGCGAATTGTGGTGGCGTGGGGTGA